ACAATTAGGCTGGATAGATTGGAATTATCAATTCCTGAATTAAGGGAAAGAATTAAAAACGTGGCAGAAAAACGTTTTGAAGATGAAGTCCGGTCATTGCCGCTGGAAGAAGTAATTGGAGAAATTATCGATATCGAACTTGACCAGAGTGCTATATCAATTCTCGATATAAAAAGAGAACATGTATTCAAACGGAATAAAATCGCCAGGGGGCATCATTTGTTTGCCCAGGCTAATTCACTGGCAGTTGCTGTCATAAATGATGAGCTTGCTTTAACAGCTAAAGCGAATATCCAATTCACAAGGTCGGTAAAAGAAGGTGAACGGGTAATCGCCAAAGCAAGAGTTAAAAAAATCGATAGTGAAAACGGACGGACACTTGTAGAAGTGGTCAGTTTTGTGAACAGTGAAAGTGTTTTTAAAGGCGACTTTGAGATGTATCGTTCAAAAAATGATAAGTAAGGGATGAAAAGCGATGAGGCTAGCAGTAGATGCGATGGGCGGAGACAATGCACCAAGAGAAATCGTCCTCGGAGCAATGAAAGCAATCGAAAAATATGATGACATACATATCGTCCTTGTAGGCGACGAAAAAAAAATCAGGGAGCACCTTACAAAAGAAGAGAGAATTGAAATTCTTCATACTGAAGAAGTGATTCTTGGTACGGATGAGCCTGTCAGGGCAGTGCGCCGTAAGAAAACAGCTTCCATGGTCCTGGCAGCCCAGCAAGTTGCTGACGGCAAGGCGGATGCCTGTATTTCCGCTGGCAACACAGGAGCTTTGATGGCAGCCGGATTATTCGTGGTTGGAAGAATTGAAGGGATTGAAAGACCTGCGCTTGCGCCGACTCTACCTACAATTGGCGGGGAAGGCTTCCTGCTTCTGGATGTCGGAGCCAATGCTGATGCGAAGCCTGAACACCTTGTCCAATATGCAATCATGGGCTCGATCTACAGCGAGAAGGCAAGAGGAATCGCGAATCCGCGTGTGGGCTTGCTGAATATCGGAACAGAGGAAAAAAAGGGCAACGAGCTTGTCAGGAACACTTTTGAATTATTGAAGGACGCAGATATTAACTTCATCGGTAATGTTGAATCCAGGGACCTTCTCGAGGGAGCAGCAGATGTTGTTGTCGCAGACGGTTTTACAGGTAATATGGTCCTGAAAACCATTGAAGGAACTGCGATGTCAGTGTTTAAAATGCTTAAATCTGCTTTGACTTCAAGCTTTAAAAGTAAGATGGCTGCAGCTGTTCTGAAGCCGGATCTGACAGTGCTGAAGAATAAGATGGATTACACGGAATATGGCGGTGCTGGACTTTTTGGCCTTAAGGCTCCGGTAATCAAAGCTCATGGATCTTCTGATGCGAATGCAGTTTTTAATTCAATCCGTCAGGCGAGGGAAATGGTCGAGAAGGATGTATCGGGAACGATCAAATCAGCCATTGAATAAAAAAAAGTATAGGCAACGTTATAAAAAAACGAGTTAAAGGGGAATCTTTCATGGGGAAAATCGCGTTTTTGTTTCCTGGACAGGGATCGCAGACAGTAGGGATGGGACAGGCCCTTGCAAATGCAGAACAATCAGTCTCAGAAACTTTTAAAAAAGCGGACGAGGTCCTGGGGGAAAGCTTAAGCACCCTGATTTTTGAAGGGCCGCAAGAAAAACTTACGCTTACGACAAATGCTCAGCCTGCTCTTTTGACGACTAGTATTGCGATCTTGAATTATTTCAGCCAGTTTGGGATCAGGCCGGACTATACTGCCGGCCATAGTCTGGGTGAATATTCTGCATTGGTCGCTTCAGAAGCTATTTCGTTTGAAGATGCTGTGTTTGCAGTCCGGAAACGTGGTGAGCTCATGGAAGAAGCTGTCCCAAATGGAGAAGGAACAATGGCAGCTGTACTCGGTATCGATCGCCATAAGCTCATCGATGTGACCGAAACTGTAACCGCTGGCGGAAACCCTGTTCAGTTGGCCAACTTGAATTGTCCTGGCCAAATCGTGATTTCTGGTTCAAAGCTTGGAGTGGAAGAAGCCTCTGTAAAAGCAAAGGAAGCTGGAGCCAAACGGGTCATACCTCTGGATGTCAGTGGTCCATTCCACTCATCACTGATGAAGCCGGCTGCTGAAAAATTTGAATCGATACTGGAAAACATAGAAATAAAAAATGGGGTTGTCCCGGTAATCGGAAATGTTACTGCCGAACCGATGACAGATGCTTCTGAATTCAAGAAAAGGCTGGTGGAACAGCTCTACTCTCCGGTACTATGGGAGGATTCAGTCGCTAAAATGCTGGAACTTGGTGTCGATACTTTTATAGAAATCGGACCAGGAAAGGTCTTGTCTGGGCTAGTTAAGAAAGTAGACCGCTCAGCAAAGACGTTCGCCATCAATGATGCAGAAACTTGTGCAGCCGTTGTTGCTGCCCTGAAGGAGGAGAAGGAATGAGGCTGGAAGGTAAAGTGGCGCTTGTAACTGGGGCTTCACGTGGAATTGGAAGAGAAATTGCATTAGAACTTGCCAGGGAAGGCGCGTCCGTTGCTGTCAATTATGCAGGCAGTGAAGCAAAGGCCCTTGAAGTGGTTGATGAAATCAAGGCAATGGGACGAGATGCATTTGCCATCCAGGCAGATGTCTCCAATTCAGAATCAGTAACTGATATGGCCAAGGGAACGATCGAGCGGTTCGGCAAGATTGATATTCTTGTTAACAATGCAGGTATAACTAAAGACAACCTGTTGATGAGGATGAAAGAGTCTGAATGGGATGATGTCATCAACATTAACTTAAAAGGTGTCTTTCTGTGTACGAAAGCAGTCACAAGACAAATGATGAAACAGAGAAGCGGAAGGATAATCAATATCTCCTCCATTGTCGGTGTAAGCGGAAATCCTGGGCAGGCTAACTATGTTGCTGCAAAATCAGGTGTGATCGGGCTTACAAAAACATCTGCGAAGGAACTATCCTCAAGGGGCATCACCGTGAACGCAGTGGCTCCAGGCTTCATCACGACAGACATGACGGATAAGCTAAATGAGGAAGTTAAAACGGAAATGCTGAAGCAGATTCCCCTAGCGCGTTTCGGCGAGCCAAAAGACATCGCAAGAACAGTCGTCTTCCTGGCCTCCGAAGACAGCGCCTATATGACAGGCCAAACCCTCCACGTAGATGGCGGCATGGTGATGTAGGATTTATTTAAAGCTACTAGGGAAGTGCTAAACGATAAGGTCGCATATAATTTAATCCGAAAATTGGGCTCTGTTATAAGCAACACTTAGATTAAACAACCTGTTGATTGTAGTGGAAGGCGCGTAGACTCCTCCGAAAATGCTACCGCATTTCCATCGTGCGTGGGCAGATTCGAGGAAGCTCAATCAATGTCCTGCGGGATAAGCAAGTAATGGGGAGACCCCACAGGCGCATAAAGCGCCGAGGAGGCTCCCCGACTGCAAGGAAGAATTGGTTTATGAAAAATCCGGCCTTTGGAATTTTTCATTATTCTTCCCCGCGGAAAGCGAAGCGCCTGGAACGAAAATCAACAGACTAGTTTAACAGAGCCCTAATATTAAAAAGTTATTACAGCCATTTATTATTTAAATAAAATCAACTATAATGGCTTGAGGGGAGGTGAACAAGCATGGCAGACGTTTTAGAACGCGTAACAAAAATTATTGTTGACCGTTTGGGAGTAGATGAATCTCAAGTAACTTTAGAAGCATCTTTTAAAGATGATCTTGGTGCTGATTCCCTTGATGTTGTTGAATTGGTAATGGAATTAGAAGACGAGTTCGACATGGAAATTTCTGATGATGATGCTGAAAAAATCGGTACAGTTGGTGACGCTGTTAACTACATAAATAGCCAAAAGTAATTGTTCGATTTACTGAGAAGCTCCGTTTTTATAAACGGGGCTTTCTTCTGTAAAAAAGTCCTAAAATCTTGTCAGTTAATGTTATTTGAGTTGTAACTAAGTAAACGAAAAAGTAATCTGCTGGAATAGACCAAGTTTTTTTGCTTTATTGGCGTTATTTTTTGTAAACTGTTAGTAGTCTGTTTTGTTTTGCAATGACACAATCAACGAAATCTGCAATTCATTTAATAACAGCTTTAAATTATGAGCAAGGTGGAATAAATTATGCGCAACAATGGAAGAGAAAGAGAAAAAAAGAATACTCGCGCAAAGGAGCAGAAGTTCAAAGAATTCCAGGACAAAATTGGTATTCATTTTGATAGTGAGAAGCTTTTAAAACAGGCATTTACACATTCATCCTATGTGAATGAGCATCGGAGAAAGCCCCATGAAGATAATGAGAGGCTGGAGTTTCTTGGTGACGCTGTTTTGGAACTGACTGTATCCCGTTTCTTATATAAGAAGTACCCGATGATGAGTGAAGGAGAACTTACTAAGCTGCGCGCAGCTGTAGTCTGTGAACCATCACTTGTAGCTTTTGCTAATGAACTTTCCTTTGGTGAACTTGTTTTGCTTGGAAAGGGAGAAGAAATGACTGGTGGAAGAACAAGGCCAGCTCTGTTGGCAGATGTATTTGAGGCGTTCATCGGTGCCTTATACCTGGATAAAGGAATTGAAACAGTCACTACATTCCTAGAAGAAATCGTGTTTCCGAAAATCAATGCCGGTGCTTTTTCTCATGTGATGGATTTTAAGAGCCAGCTTCAGGAACTTGTACAGCGGGACGGTGCGGGCTCGCTTGAATATCGGATCATGAAGGAAATTGGTCCAGCGCACAGCCGGGAATTCGAATCCAGAGTTTTCTTGAATGGGCAAGAATTAGGGACAGGCACTGGACGCTCGAAAAAGGAAGCCGAGCAACATGCTGCCCAGATGGCCCTTGAAAAATTGAAATCCCATATGGAAGCAAATATGGAAATGGGCGATAAATAGAACGATTTTTACAAAAGAAGATGCATCTAAAATTCAAAATTGTCTAGCTCCAGCGCCTAGCCAGTTTTCATCCCCGACACTGCATCCTTGAGTATCTTGCGAGAAGCGTTAGCTTTGAGCAGCTCGAGTCGCTTGTATAGCTGCGGCTCCTAACTCCTCGAGACGTTTCGGTCCTGCCAATGAAGTCAAAGAGCGACTTCACTGTCAAGCCCTCCAACGCTTGTCGGAGTTGGGCAGTCGCCTCCGCTTTTCGAATTGTCTAGTTTCGCCTCCTAGAAACTCCGAAACTTCAACTCCGCCGGCAGAAGCAAAAAGCGCTTCTTTGTCGGAGTCTCCAGTTTCTGCGTTTCTGGGCAGTCGGCTATACTTTTCGATTTCGGTCCGCCCAATGAAGTCAAAGAACGACTTCACTGGTCGGCCCTCCAGCGCTTGTCGGGGCTGGGCAAGGCGCTTGCGCTTTTCGAATGACAACTTAGAGAAATAGTTTAACTGGAAAGGGAGAGCCATATTGTTTTTAAAACGATTAGATGTGGTCGGCTTTAAATCGTTTGCGGAAAGGATTTCAGTAGAATTCGTTCCAGGTGTGACTGCTGTCGTGGGTCCAAATGGTAGCGGGAAAAGCAATATTACTGACTCCATCCGCTGGGTTCTGGGGGAACAATCAGCCAAGTCGCTTCGTGGTGCAAAAATGGAAGATATCATTTTTGCTGGAAGTGATTCACGGAAGCCGCTGAATTTCGCAGAAGTAACGTTGACCCTTGATAATGAAGATCAATCACTGCCGCTGGATTACAATGAAGTGAGTGTAACCCGGCGTGTCTACCGTTCAGGAGACAGTGAATATTTGATCAACAAACAGAATTGCCGACTTAAGGATATTGTTGATTTGTTCATGGATTCAGGACTGGGCCGTGAAGCTTTCTCCATTATCAGCCAAGGGAGGGTTGAGGAAATCCTCAACAGCAAACCTGAGGACCGCAGGACGATTTTTGAAGAGGCTGCTGGTGTCCTGAAATACAAATCCCGAAAGAAAAAAGCAGAAAGCAAGCTTTTTGAAACGCAGGAAAATTTAAATCGGGTGACGGACATCATCCATGAATTAGAAGGCCAGGTAGAGCCGTTAAAAATCCAGGCTGCAATTGCAAAGGATTACCTGCAGCAAAAGGAAGAACTAGAACAGATTGAAGTAGCGTTGACTGCCTATGAAATCGAAGATCTGCATGGGCGATGGGAACAGCTTTCCAGGCAGCTTGAACAGCATAAGGAAAATGAAATCAAACAGTCTGCTGGCCTTCAGAAGAAAGAAGCTGAAATTGAAAAAATGAGGGACCAGCTTGCCGCGCTGGACGAATCAGTCAGCGATTTGCAGAATGTGCTTTTGTATGCAAGTGAGGAGCTAGAAAAGCTTGAAGGCAGACGAGAAGTACTCAAGGAAAGAAAGAAGAATGCATCACAAAACAAAGGGCAGCTAGAAAAGAATATTGCGGAGCTGACAACTTCGATTGAGCAGCTGGAAAACCAGAAGGCTGAGTACGAACAATCTGTTTCTGTATTAGCTGGCGAAGCTGCCGCATTCCAGAAAGAGCTTCAGCAGAAGCAGGAGCAGTTAAAGTTATACAGTGAAGATGTCGAGCATAAAATCGATTCTATCAAAAGCGATTATATCGAGGTGCTGAACGAACAGGCTGGTGCCAAAAATGAAAAAATCTATATTGAACAACAGCTGCAGCAGCAAGCAGCCAAAGGATCCAGGCTGGATAATGACAACGATCGTTTTGTCTCAGTTCGTGATGAAATCAATGAGAGGAAAGCGGAAATAGAGAAAAAGGTGGCCTCTACCCAGCAGGAATTGGAGGAGCAGGCTAGAATCTTTTTTGAAGAACAGAAGAAGCTTGAATCCTTACGGAATAATTACGAGAAGCAAGAGAAAACATTGTATCAAGCCTATCAGTACTTGCAGCAAGCTAAATCAAAGAAAGAAATGCTCGAAGAAATGGAAGAGGATTATTCAGGCTTTTTTCAAGGTGTAAAAGAAGTGCTGAAGGCGAGGGATACCCGTCTGCAAGGAATAGAGGGTGCGATTGCTGAACTCATTCAAGTTCCTAAGCAATATGAAACGGCAATGGAAACGGCTCTCGGCGGTGCGATGCAGCATATTGTTGTCCAAAATGAAGAGAATGCGAGAGCAGCAATCCAGTTCCTGAAGCAAAAATCATTTGGTAGAGCTACCTTCCTTCCCTTGAGCATCATCAAAGGGAAATATTTGGCATCCTCACAGCTTTCGCTTCTTTCAGGCCACAGTGCTTATGTCGGTACTGCTGAGGAATTGATTCAATTCGATCAAAAGTATGCCGAAGTCGTAAAGAACTTGCTTGGCAATGTAGTGATCGCCAGGGATTTAAAAGGTGCCAATGAAATTGCCAAAATGCTGCAATACCGCATCAGGATCGTTACACTTGATGGCGATGTGGTCAATCCTGGCGGGTCGATGACTGGGGGAGCAGTGAAGCAAAAATCGAGTTCTCTCCTTAGCCGTAAGGGTGAACTTGAGGACTTAACGTCCAAGCTTGCTGATATGGAGGAAAAGACCAGATCGCTTGAATCGAAGGTCAAATCATTAAAGGCAGAAACACAAGCAAGTGAAGCAAGGCTAGAAGAACTGCGGAAAGCAGGGGAAGAGCTGCGCTTCAAACAGCAGGGCTTAAAAGGTGACCTACGGGAAGTAGAATTGGAACAGAAAAATATAAATGAACGGTTATCTGTATACGATTCTGAGAAGACACAGCTTGATACCGATAAAGTAAAGCTAGAATCTAGATTGGTTGAACTCGACGGCCTACTGGCTAAGTATCGTGAAAATCTTCTCAAATTCGATAAAGAAATAGAACGCTTGACCGAGCTGAAGAACTCGAATTCTACTTCCAAGGATACCCTTGTATCTGAAATCAGTGATTTGAAGATCAGCCTGGCTTCCAAGAAAGAACAGCTTTCACATGTGAAGGAAAAGCTTGATTCAGCCGTTAACCAGGCAGAGGAGCAATCACGGAAATTGGATATTTTAAAAGAGGATCTATCTCTTCTTTCCTCTGAAATGACCGATAGTTCTTCCGGGGAAACGCAATTGGAAGAAGCGGCAAGAAGAAAGCTGCAGGACAAGAATGAAACGCTTAAGCTGATTTCTTCGCGTAGGAATGAGCGTTTGGAGCTTCAAAATAAGCTCGAGGACCAGGAACTGGAATCAAAGGAGCTAAGGCGGCTTCTAAAGGGTATCAATGAAGTTCTCAGGGACGAAGAAGTAAAGCTGAACAGACTTGACGTTGAACTGGATAATAAGCTTGCACACCTTCGCGAGGAGTATCTGCTTTCATATGAAGCAGCTAAGGAACAATATCCTTTGACCATCCCGGCAGATGAGGCGAGAAGAAAAGTTAAGCTGATCAAAATGTCGATTGAGGAACTGGGGACGGTGAACCTCGGTTCTATTGAAGAATACGAGCGTGTCTCAGAGCGCTATGAATTTCTTTTGGAGCAGAAAAATGATCTGCAGGAAGCCAAGGATACTTTATTCCTTGTTATCGAGGAAATGGACCATGAGATGAAAAAGCGGTTTGAACAGACATTCACCGCGATCCGTTCACACTTCGAGTCCGTGTTCCAGGCATTGTTTGGTGGAGGCAGAGCGGACCTGAGGCTAACTCAGCCTGATGATCTCCTGAATACTGGGGTTGAAATTGTCGCTCAGCCACCTGGAAAAAAACTGCAAAACCTTGGTCTATTATCTGGCGGGGAGCGCGCGTTGACGGCGATTGCACTATTGTTCTCCATCCTGAAAGTCCGTCCAGTGCCATTCTGTATCCTGGATGAAGTGGAAGCTGCATTGGATGAAGCCAATGTTTACCGTTTCGCTCAATACCTGAAGAAATACCGAGAAGAAACACAGTTTATTGTGATCACTCACCGCAAAGGTACAATGGAAGAAGCGGACGTCCTTTATGGGGTGACCATGCAGGAATCTGGAGTCTCCAAGCTGGTATCCGTCCGGCTTGAAGATTCAAATGAACTGGTGAAAGCTTAATTTAACGTTCTGCCTCCAGAGAGATGGGTTGCCCTGTTCATCTCCTCAAGCGGAATGGGGTCTTATTGAATTAATGTAGGAAGGCGATGGAACCATGAGTTTTTTTAAGAAACTAAAAGAAAAGTTTACGACACAAACTGAAAGTGTCACAGAGAAATTCAAAGATGGTTTGACGAAAACAAGGGATAACTTCTCCAATAAAGTGAATGACCTTGTATCGCGCTATCGTAAAGTTGATGAAGAATTTTTCGAAGAGCTGGAAGAAATTTTGATCCAGGCAGACGTTGGCTTCGAAACAGTAATGGAATTAATCGAAGAGCTGAAAAAAGAGGTCAAACGCCGCAATATCCAGGATACAAAAGAAGTCCAGTCTGTCATCTCCGAGAAGCTCGTTGATATCTATGAGGCCGGATCTGATGTTGACTCTTTCGAGCTGAACATCCAGGAAGACGAGTTGACCGTCATTTTGTTCGTTGGAGTCAATGGTGTCGGCAAGACAACAACTATCGGCAAACTGGCCCATAAGTTCAAGTCAGAAGGGAAAAATGTCTTGCTTGCTGCAGGAGATACCTTCCGTGCAGGTGCAATCGAACAACTAGAAGTTTGGGGCGAGCGCGTTGGTGTCGACGTCATCAAGCAGGCTGAAGGTTCTGATCCGGCAGCTGTCATGTATGATGCTGTCCAGTCGGCGAAGTCAAGAAAAGCGGATATCCTGATTTGTGATACTGCCGGCAGATTGCAAAATAAGGTAAACCTCATGAAAGAACTTGAAAAGGTCAAGCGTGTCATTGAACGGGAAGTGCCGGGAGCTCCTCATGAAGTCTTGCTAGTGCTTGATGCCACTACTGGCCAAAACGCCTTGATCCAGGCTAAAACCTTTAAAGAAGCGACTGACGTAAGCGGCATCGTCCTTACTAAGCTTGATGGAACAGCAAAGGGCGGTATTGTTCTTGCCATCCGCAATGAGCTGAACATTCCGGTTAAATTTGTGGGCCTTGGTGAAAAAATGGATGACTTGCAGGAATTTGATGCTGAAAGGTATGTATATGGCCTTTTCGCAGACGTGGTCGATAAAGAGGAAACTGAAGAGGAATCGTGATTTACCAACAAATCGCTGTAAAGAACTTTTCTTGACAGGGAAGATGATCGTGTGTAAACTCTTAATGTAAAGGTATTTCACTTAACATGGGGGAATCGAAATGCTTGAGAAAACGAACCGGATGAACTATTTGTATGACTTTTATCAGGCATTGCTGACTCCAAAACAAAGCAGTTATATGGCTCTGTACTATCTTGATGACTATTCGCTCGGAGAGATTGCTGAAGAGTATGATGTAAGCCGGCAGGCTGTATACGACAACATCAAACGCACGGAAGCGATGCTCGAGGAGTATGAAGAAAAGTTGTTGTTGTTCGGAAAATTCCAGAAAAGAAGTGAGCTTATTTCAAAGTTGAAAAAGCGTATCGGGGATGGAGAGAACGATCACGATTTGCATGAAATGATAGCCGAGCTTGAGAAATTAGACTAGGGAGGCGCATGATATGGCATTTGAAGGATTGGCCGACCGACTGCAAAATACGATGCAAAAGATCCGTGGAAAAGGCAAGGTCTCGGAAGCGGATGTAAAAGAAATGATGCGAGAGGTCCGTCTGGCGCTTCTAGAGGCTGACGTTAACTTTAAAGTTGTTAAAGACTTCGTCAAGAAAGTCACTGAAAGGGCAGTTGGCCAGGAGGTTGTCAAAAGCCTGACACCGGGCCAGCAGGTCATTAAAGTTGTTAAAGAAGAACTTACTGAGCTGATGGGCGGAGAGCAAAGCAAGATCGCTGCCGCAAATCGTCCTCCGACTGTCATCATGATGGTCGGTCTTCAAGGTGCTGGTAAAACGACCACCACCGGTAAGCTTGCAAATCTCCTCCGCAAAAAATACCATCGAAAACCGTTGCTTGTAGCGGCAGATATCTATCGTCCAGCTGCCATCAAGCAGCTCGAGACACTCGGCAAGCAATTGAGCATGCCAGTATTCTCGCTAGGAGACCAGGTCAGCCCTGTTGAAATTGCAAAACAGGCGATTGCCAAGGCGAAGGAAGACCATAATGACTATGTCCTCATCGATACTGCAGGTCGTCTCCATGTGGATGAAAACCTGATGGACGAGCTGAAGCAGATCAAAGAGCTTTCCAAACCAGACGAGATTTTTCTTGTTGTCGATGCGATGACAGGTCAGGATGCCGTGAATGTCGCACAAAGCTTCAATGAACAGCTTGGCTTGACTGGCGTTGTCCTGACAAAGCTTGACGGTGATACACGTGGCGGTGCAGCGCTATCCATCCGTGCTGTTACCAATACTCCGATCAAATTCGTCGGTCTTGGTGAAAAGCTTGATGCCCTGGAAGCATTCCACCCTGAAAGGATGGCGTCCAGGATCCTAGGTATGGGAGACGTTCTTACCCTGATCGAGAAGGCGCAGGCAAACGTCGATGAAGAAAAGGCGAAAGAGCTTGAGAAAAAAATGCGTACTGCATCCTTTACTCTTGATGACTTCCTGGATCAGCTTGGCCAGGTGAAAAAGATGGGGCCATTGGATGAAATCCTGAAAATGATGCCTGGCGCGAACAAAATCAAGGGCATGAACAATCTTCAAATCGACGAAAAGCAAATCTCGCATGTCGAGGCGATCATCCAGTCAATGACCGCCCATGAAAAAACTCATCCTGAAGTCATCAACGCCAACAGGCGGAAACGGATCGCGAAGGGTAGCGGTACCTCCATCCAGGAAGTAAACCGCCTGCTCAAGCAGTTCGAAGATATGAAAAAGATGATGAAACAGATGACGAACATGCAGCAAAAAGGCAAGAAAAAAGGCGGTTTCAAACTGCCGTTCAACCCGTTTTAACTTGTAAATTAAGGTATTTTCAGTCTGTAAAGAAAAAACACTTTACAAGCTGTTTTCTATTTGGTATTATTCTATCTTGTGTGAAACTATTCGGAGGTGCTTATTTAAAATGGCAGTAAAAATTCGTTTAAAGCGTATGGGAGCTAAAAAGTCTCCTTTCTATCGTATTGTAGTAGCTGATTCCCGTTCACCACGTGACGGCCGTTTCATCGAGTCTGTAGGAACTTACAACCCAGTTGCTCAACCAGCAAAAGTTGAACTTAACGAAGAGTTAGTTCTTAAGTGGTTGAATGACGGTGCAAAACCATCTGATACAGTGCGTAACTTGTTCTCTAAGCAAGGTATCATGGAAAAATTCCACAACTCAAAGCTTAGCAAGTAATTGTGGACACGCCCATGAAAGAATTAATTGAGACGATCGTGAAGCCACTTGTTGATTTTCCTGAAGATGTCCATGTAAATGAACATGAAGAGGATCAGCGCGTTACCTATAAGCTTTCCGTCAACAAAAGTGATATGGGCAAAGTTATTGGTAAGCAGGGACGCGTTGCAAAGGCGATTCGAACAGTAGTCTATGCAGCAGGTTCATCACAGCAAAAGAAGATTTTCTTAGAAATCGTCGAATGACAATCATCTGCGCAAGCAGAAGATAGATAACTCTATAAATGATTGTTCTGGAAGGGAGGGGTAACCCTCCTTTTTTCTATTTGTAGAAATTAAGGTATAATAAGTACTTGATATATATTTATGATCAATAGTTTAATTATTATTTTTCATTTGCTTGGCTTTAAGGGGGAGATGCTTTGAAGGTACTGCAAACAATCATTGTCAAACAGGTACTGACGGAAGAGAGCAAGGAGAAAATCCACCAAAAATACCACTCCAGAAAGCTTCAGCTGCAGAAGGAATGCGATCAACTGAGATTTGAACTGAAGAAGCTGGAAAAATCAAAGAAGTTTCCGCCTGAAACATTGAAAAAGCATTTTGAACAAGAAATAAAAGTTCATAAAGAAAAAATCAAGCTCCTGGATTTTCAAATAGAACAACTACATATTCTTCCGCTTGGGAGTGAAATTAAAGAAACGGAGCTGCAAGGAATTGTCGACGTTAGTGTTGGCGATCAATGGGATGAGTTTCTTTCAGGAAAGACTATTATTGTGAAAGATGGCATCGTGGCCGAAATACGCGAGAGGTGATTGAGAAATGGAAAAGTATTTTAATGTCGGAAAGATAGTAAATACGCATGGCATCCGCGGCGAAGTTAGAGTGATTTCAAGAACCGACTTTCCAGAGGAACGTTATAAGATAGGGAATACATTATTTTTATTCATGCCAGGTTCAAAGGAACCGGAGGAATTGATAGTGAAAAGCCACAGAGTCCATAAGAATTTTAACCTGTTGACATTTGAAGGGTTCGACAATGTCAATCAGGTAGAAAGAATGAGGGATGGCATCCTTAAGGTTCCAGAAACTCAGCGCGGGCATCTAGAGGAAGGCGAGTTTTATTTCCAGGATATCATCGGCTGCAGCATGTTTACAACAGAAGGTGAGGAACTCGGCAAGGTCATCGAGATCTTGACTCCGGGTGCCAATGATGTCTGGGTTGTAAAGGGAAGCAATGGCAAGGAACTCCTGATCCCATATATTGAGGACATCGTGAAAAAAGTGGACGTCAAGGAGAAGGTTATTGAAATTGAGCCGATGGAAGGGCTTCTTTCATGATGAACATCGATGTCCTGTCTATTTTTCCAGAAATGTTTGAGGGTGTGCTTGGTCATTCAATCCTGAAAAAAGCTGCTGAAAAAGGAGCGGCACAGTACAATGTTGTCAATTTCAGGGACTTTGCTGATAACAAACATCAGACAGTCGACGACTATCCATATGGCGGCGGTGCTGGCATGGTGTTGAAACCACAGCCGATTTTCGATGCTGTGACGGATTTGAAAGAGCGAGCAAAAAGCA
This portion of the Mesobacillus sp. S13 genome encodes:
- a CDS encoding YlqD family protein yields the protein MKVLQTIIVKQVLTEESKEKIHQKYHSRKLQLQKECDQLRFELKKLEKSKKFPPETLKKHFEQEIKVHKEKIKLLDFQIEQLHILPLGSEIKETELQGIVDVSVGDQWDEFLSGKTIIVKDGIVAEIRER
- a CDS encoding KH domain-containing protein gives rise to the protein MKELIETIVKPLVDFPEDVHVNEHEEDQRVTYKLSVNKSDMGKVIGKQGRVAKAIRTVVYAAGSSQQKKIFLEIVE
- the rimM gene encoding ribosome maturation factor RimM (Essential for efficient processing of 16S rRNA) gives rise to the protein MEKYFNVGKIVNTHGIRGEVRVISRTDFPEERYKIGNTLFLFMPGSKEPEELIVKSHRVHKNFNLLTFEGFDNVNQVERMRDGILKVPETQRGHLEEGEFYFQDIIGCSMFTTEGEELGKVIEILTPGANDVWVVKGSNGKELLIPYIEDIVKKVDVKEKVIEIEPMEGLLS
- the rpsP gene encoding 30S ribosomal protein S16, translating into MAVKIRLKRMGAKKSPFYRIVVADSRSPRDGRFIESVGTYNPVAQPAKVELNEELVLKWLNDGAKPSDTVRNLFSKQGIMEKFHNSKLSK